A stretch of Mycobacterium sp. ITM-2016-00316 DNA encodes these proteins:
- a CDS encoding ABC-F family ATP-binding cassette domain-containing protein, with protein sequence MAHLLGAEALHLQYPTKVVFDAVSLGVNEGDRIGIVGRNGDGKSSLLAMLAGRVTPDSGRVTVRGGVRVGVLDQGDTLDPDDTVGHAVVGDTPEHEWAGDPRGRDVISGLLGGLAWDAPLGTLSGGQRRRVALAQLLAGDHDVLALDEPTNHLDVEGITWLAEHLKRRWSPSSGGLLVITHDRWFLDEVCTTTWEVHDRIVEPFDGGYAAYILQRVERDRQAASSEARRQNLARKELAWLRRGAPARTTKPKFRIDAANALIADVPEIRDKVALQSLAVTRLGKQVVDLLDVSVSYADREVLKQVEWRVAPGERTGILGVNGAGKSTLLGLIDGSVQPTEGRVKHGKTVQIATLTQGVDELADHLDDPVRVVLSQLAATFTVGTGSKAQELTPGQLLERLGFASAQLSTPIKDLSGGQLRRLQLLLILLGQPNVLILDEPTNDLDTDMLAAMEDLLDSWPGTLIVVSHDRYFLERVTDQQYGILGGHLRHLPGGVDEYLRLRTSHEATTGAAALTPAPLNGNAISGADLRATQKEISAIERKLTKLDGQIKDAQRRQAEHDQGDYEGLRALTAGVRELEAEVTALEERWLELSESLG encoded by the coding sequence ATGGCGCATCTTCTCGGGGCCGAAGCCCTACATCTGCAATACCCGACCAAAGTGGTTTTCGATGCCGTCTCCCTCGGCGTGAACGAGGGTGACCGCATCGGCATCGTCGGCCGCAACGGCGACGGAAAGTCGAGCCTGCTGGCCATGCTGGCCGGCCGCGTCACGCCCGATTCCGGGCGGGTCACCGTGCGCGGCGGTGTCCGCGTCGGCGTGCTGGACCAGGGCGACACCCTGGATCCCGACGACACCGTCGGGCACGCCGTCGTCGGTGACACACCGGAGCACGAGTGGGCCGGTGACCCACGCGGCCGCGACGTCATCTCCGGATTGCTGGGCGGCCTGGCCTGGGACGCGCCGCTCGGCACGCTGTCGGGTGGACAGCGGCGCCGGGTCGCGCTGGCCCAACTGCTGGCCGGTGATCACGACGTGCTGGCGCTCGACGAGCCGACCAACCATCTCGACGTCGAAGGAATCACCTGGCTGGCCGAACATCTGAAACGGCGTTGGTCACCGTCCTCGGGCGGACTGCTGGTGATCACCCACGATCGCTGGTTCCTCGACGAGGTGTGCACGACGACGTGGGAGGTGCACGACCGCATCGTCGAACCGTTCGACGGCGGGTACGCCGCCTACATCCTGCAGCGGGTCGAGCGTGATCGGCAGGCCGCATCCAGTGAGGCCCGCCGGCAGAATCTGGCCCGCAAGGAACTGGCCTGGTTGCGCCGCGGCGCACCGGCCCGGACCACCAAGCCGAAGTTCCGCATCGATGCGGCCAACGCCCTGATCGCCGACGTCCCCGAGATCCGGGACAAGGTGGCCCTGCAGTCACTGGCGGTGACCCGGCTGGGTAAGCAGGTCGTGGATCTGCTCGACGTGTCGGTGAGCTATGCCGACCGTGAGGTGCTCAAGCAGGTCGAGTGGCGGGTGGCCCCTGGCGAGCGGACCGGCATCCTCGGTGTCAACGGTGCGGGCAAGTCGACGCTGCTGGGACTCATCGACGGTTCGGTGCAGCCGACCGAGGGCCGGGTCAAACACGGCAAGACGGTGCAGATCGCGACCCTCACCCAGGGCGTCGACGAGCTCGCCGATCACCTCGACGATCCGGTGCGGGTGGTGCTGAGTCAGCTGGCCGCCACCTTCACCGTCGGGACGGGTTCCAAGGCGCAGGAGCTCACCCCGGGCCAACTGCTGGAGCGTCTCGGTTTCGCCAGCGCGCAGCTGTCCACGCCGATCAAGGATCTCTCCGGTGGGCAGTTACGACGTCTGCAGCTGCTGCTCATCCTGCTCGGGCAGCCCAACGTGCTGATCCTCGACGAGCCGACCAACGACCTGGACACCGACATGCTGGCCGCGATGGAGGATCTGCTGGACTCCTGGCCGGGCACCCTGATCGTGGTCAGCCACGACCGGTACTTCCTGGAGCGGGTCACCGATCAGCAGTACGGCATCCTCGGCGGGCACCTGCGACACCTGCCGGGAGGGGTAGACGAGTACCTGCGGTTGCGGACCTCGCACGAGGCGACCACCGGCGCCGCGGCACTCACCCCGGCCCCGCTGAACGGGAACGCGATCTCCGGGGCCGATCTGCGTGCGACGCAGAAGGAGATCTCGGCGATCGAGCGCAAACTGACGAAACTGGACGGTCAGATCAAGGACGCCCAGCGCCGCCAGGCCGAGCACGACCAGGGTGACTACGAGGGGCTCAGGGCACTGACCGCCGGCGTCCGCGAGCTCGAGGCGGAGGTGACCGCGTTGGAGGAGCGGTGGCTGGAGCTGTCCGAGTCGCTCGGCTGA